The genomic segment CGGCCATCCAGGCCATAATCGGCAGAAGCCAAGGGTAGAGCATATTGTACGGCGACTGGCTGGCATCCGTAGTCGACCAGCTATGAATCGTTTTGTCGAGCACAATGTAGATAACGGATTGCACGCCCATCAGTATGAACGCCCAGAGATAACCGGTAAACATGCTGTGAAGCACATAAGGCCCGTAACCAGGCTCTTTAACCCGGGCCCAGGCATTGATGCCTGCTTTGCGCCAAAGCCCGTCTCCTCCGACCAGGGAGAAGTACAGAAGAGCGGACATGACGAGGTTGAAGACCGTTTGAACAATCATGCCGACGGTAAGTGCAAAACCGGAAAGCCCTTCTGCTTCAAACGCCGGCAGCATGTTGTAGCTGCTGAATGTGGCAACTGCAAAATAAAAGGCACTCAGGAATATCCCCCTCTTGAAAGAGGTATGATGCCGGGACAAAGCACTGTAAACAATGGCAAGCACGCCAAGTACGAACGTGAGGAGCCCGTATCCCAGCATGGTGAGCCACTTCGCCTTTGACGTTTCCTTTTCCACATAGGCTGTATGCGTTTCAGGGATGGAGAAAGCCGGCTGGAAGGAATGAATTGCTCCGTCTTCAAAAGCAAACTTCAACTGGAGATTCGAGCTCCCGATCGACTTGCTTGGATCCGTATAGAGGAGTCCTGCATCGCTGCCGCCAGTGGAAACCTCCAGTTTTCCGGTATCATATCCCAGCTTCTGAAGCCAAGGCTCTGCAAGCTGCTCTTTATCCTGAAGAGTCATATTGCCTTCAACAATCCTCAGTTTACTATCACGCATTTTCTTATTGGTCTCCGCCATCGCAACCGCATATTTCGAATATTGCGGTGTCACGGAAAACGCAATGACTTTGCCTGAATTCATATGTATGTCGACACTGGTATAGCCATTGTCTCCCTGCTCGGTCAAACGGACGCGGAAGACATCATAAGGATAGTTCTTTTCGTATGTTTTATTGTATTTATCCAGAAGCTTCTCCTTGGATAAATATCCGAATAACTCGGAACTGGACTGATAGGTAACGAGCGCTTCCTTACTCATGTCGATCTGAAGGTGAAGCGTATTTTGCGCGAATGCCACGGCGGCGCTTTGCGCCTGCTCCTTGCTGATGACCTTGGTGTCCTGCTGCTCGAGCGTATCTGATGCTGTGGAAGGCAGGACTTGGAACAGGACAAATAGAACAAGACCGATGACCGCGAACACTCCCAGCCGTTTATAATTGACTTTGAGCTGAAGTGGTTGTCCGACGGGATTCATGAAATGCCCCCTTTAACATGGTTATATTGTGGTTATATACATAGTATAAACGTAAACATAGCATACGATGTCCACTTAAAGCCAGTTTTCTCCCGTTTGAAGCATGAAAAAACGATGAAAATCAAGGAAAAGTTTTGTAAACCCGAGAAAATGGCAGACTTATATGAGAATTGTGATGTAATCTGGCTGTATTTCGGGGTTTTCATTCAAATAATGGCTTTGTGATGTAAAACAATAAGGATTATAATTTTGATGCAATTGAATAATATATACGCCGAATTTCCGTTCGAAAACGGGGGAACCATTATTTAGGGGTGAATTTCGTTGTAATGCAGCGAATAGGGCAACCTGTGCATGCCCGAATCCGTCAGCTAACCTCGTAGGCGTTATGCAGCAGGAGCCCAAACCGAAAGGCATTGGATTTCCGATGCTTTTTTTCTTTTGACTTTTTTAAAGAGGTGACTATGTTGACAGCTAAATTCAAATGGTTTCGATTGGCGCCCCCGCAAATTCTGGTTCTGGGGTTCGCTGGTATTATTCTGATCGGGGCCATACTTCTCACCTTGCCGATTTCGAATACAACGGGCAAGCCGCTTCGTTTTATTGACGCTTTATTCACTGCGACATCGGCAACATGTGTTACGGGATTGGTTGTCAAAGATACAGGTACTTTCTTCAGCACCTTCGGACAAGTTGTGATCATGCTGCTCATTCAGGTGGGCGGACTCGGCATCATGACGATGGCAACGTTATTCTCCCTGGCGCTGAAGCGCAAGATTTCACTGCGTGACCGCTTAATACTGCAGGAAGCGATGAACCAGAATACAATGGAAGGCATCGTGCGCCTGATTCGTAAGGTTCTGATTTTTTCACTCGCCATTGAAGGCTGCGGAGCGATTTTGTTTGCCATCCGCTGGTCATTTGATATGCCGCTTGGCAGGGCAATATACTTCGGGATTTTTCACGGTGTATCGATGTTCAACAATGCGGGTTTTGATCTGTTTGGACACTTTAACAGCCTCACGGGTTATGTATATGATCCACTCGTGAATATTGTTGTGATGTTCTTGATTGTATCAGGGGGGATCGGCTTCATCGTTTTGTCTGACCTGGTAGAGTATCACAATAAACGCAAGCTCTCACTGCATACAAAAGTCGTGCTGTCGATGACAGGAGCATTGATATTGGCCGGAGCAGTGGTAATTTTTGTTTTCGAATTCACGAATCCCAGAACGCTTGGATCTCTGAACTGGGGCGGCAAAATTCTCGCATCTTTCTTCCAGTCGGTCACCCCGCGTACAGCAGGCGCAAACACACTGGATTTGGCGAGTATGCGTCAAGCTTCCCAATTCTTCATGGTTATATTGATGTTTATCGGTGCTTCGCCGGGATCTACCGGAGGGGGGATCAAGACCACGACCTTCACCATTCTGGTTGGAGCGGTCATTGCGATGATCCGTGGCCGTGATGATATCGTGCTGTTCCGTTACCGCTTGGCACAGGAGCGTATTTTCAAAGCATTGACGATTACCTTCCTGGCTCTATTCCTGGTGGTAGGGGTGTCCATGGTGCTCTCTACGACGGAGGACAGTAACTTTTTGACCATTCTGTATGAAACGACCTCGGCGTTCGGCACGGTTGGACTATCCTTGGGGCTCACTCCCCACTTAACGCTGGTTGGCAAGATCCTGATCTGTCTCACGATGTTTGCCGGACGACTGGGACCACTTACACTCGCGTATGCACTGGGTCCTAAAAAGGGCAAAGAGTTATATCGTCATCCCGAAGGGAAAATTATTATCGGTTAGATGTGTTAGAGAAAATAGAAATTTGATTATATAAGGAGTATCAGTAGAGAAATGAAAACACAGCAGTTTGTCGTCATCGGTCTGGGGCGTTTTGGCTCGAGTCTTGCATTGGAGCTTATCGATCTGGGGTATGAGGTGCTTGGAATTGACAAGAATGAAGAAGTAGTCAGCAATATGAGCGAGTACCTGACGCATGCGGTCGTAGCCGATGCCACGGATGAGGAAGTATTGAAATCACTGGGCATCCGGAATTTTGACTGCGGGGTTGTAGCCATTGGCGATGATATTCAAATGAGCATTCTCGCCGCGATTTTGCTGAAGGACTTGGGTGTTCGCACAGTCGTTGCCAAAGCGATATCGATCCTTCATGGGCGCGCCTTAGCGAAGCTTGGCGTTGACCGGGTGATTTTTCCGGAAAGAGATATGGGAATTCGCGTGGCCCATCAGCTCGTCACACCGAACCTGCTGGATTACATCGAGTTATCCAAAGAGTACAGTATCGTGGAAATGACGGTGCCTGAAACGCTGAACGGCAAAACGCTGAGCGAGGTCAATACGCGTGCCAAATTCGGCTGCAGCATTGTTGCATTGCACCGCGACGGGAAAATTATTGTCGCTCCCACAGCGATGGATCAGCTACATGCAGGAGATATCATGGTCATTATCGGTGCAAATAGCAATATAGACCGCTTCGAGAGCGAAGCCGTAAATGTAAACTAGAGCGGGAAGTGGCCAATTGTGGAATCTTCAACTACAGAAATCATTCATCATATATTAATTCTTCTGCTCTTCATCATTACGGTGGGGATGCTGGCCGGAAGGCTGGCCTCCTGGCTGAAGCTGCCGGATGTTGCTGTATTTATTATCGCAGGTATGGTGCTCGGAAGAGGACTGCATCTGATTAATGCGGCGAGCAGCTCCCTGATCAACCAGCTGATATTGACGGTAGGCTCGGCACTGATTCTCTTCGACGGCGGTAGGAATTTGCGGCTCAGCGGACTGAAAAAGGTATGGATTACGCTTTCTCTGCTCAGTGTCCCCGGAGTGATTATCACGACAGCCGTCGTGGGTACAGCAGTTCATTTTTTATTTGGACTCGATTGGATATTCTCTTTGCTTGCGGCTGCCGTTATTGCATCAACGGATCCAGCTTCGATTATTCCGGTCTTTAAGCAGGTCAAGATTAAGGAGCGGGTAAGAGAGACCGTAGAGAGTGAGTCGGCATTCAATGATGCTACCGGCTCAATCCTTACCTTCGCTTTGCTTGCAGCAGTTACCGGCGGGAAATCGCTGCAGATCGGTAACATGGCCTGGGATTTTGTGAAAACGGCTGTAGGCGGTATTGTAGTCGGCGCCGTGGTAGCGATTATATTAACCTATTTGGTGGCGCATTTCCGTCTAGGCGTGCTTAAGGATTACACGACCATTGCTATGATCGTTGTTGCACTTTCTTCCTATTTAATAGGAGATATGCTTCACGTGAGCGGATTTATGGCAACCTTCGTAGCCGGACTGATCTGGGGCAATGCCGATACAATGGGCCTTTCCATGGATGATAAGCTGGAGGAAACGGGAACCTTTGCGGATAACACCAGCGTCATGATGCGAATGCTGATCTTTATCCTGCTGGGCAGCCAGGTTGATTTCCGCGCGTTGGGTGACTATTTCTGGCCGAGTCTGGCAGCGGTGCTGATTCTGATGTTTATTGCCCGCCCGCTGACCGTGCTGCTGTGTGCGCTTCCGGATCGTAAGGTGAAGTGGTCCTGGCGTGAGCTTCTTTTCATGATGTGGGTACGTGAAACCGGTGTGATTCCCGCGGCGCTCTCCGGCATGATTGTGGGGATGGGTGTAGCACATGCAGGCATGATATCTGCAGTCACGTTCATGGCCATTATGCTAACCATTCTGCTGCAGGCCAGCACTACCGGTTTCGTTGCCCGGAAGCTTGGACTTGAGATTAAATCTGGAGATAAAACGCGAGGCGTCTGATAATTCTTCAATTTATTGATTGTGATGGTTTGAATCGTACTCTCCTTATATATGAGCAATAAGCTGCTCCTCGCTGTAGAACAAACTACATTGAAGGGCAGCTCTTTTTCTAAAATGATGGAATATGAGTACCCTGCTGAACATATTGGCCAAATATAGATTTGGTTTCCTCTATCCAACGTTTGGCCCCAGCACTGAGTCCTCCGTTTTCCGAGTAGATCAGCGAGGTGGTGCGCCGGGTTTCTTTTAAAGCCGGGATATGAATCGTAACAAGACCATTATCATCCATCAGTTGACTGCGCAGATAAGATTTTGGCAGAAGGGCTGCCGCCTTGCACGCCGGGAGCAGCCGCACAATGGCCTCAAACGAATCCATCTCCATTCGGATATCTGGAACCACGCCTGCACGATGAAAAAGTTCATCGGTAAGTTTACGATACCAGGTTCCCGTTGAGAATATAATCATGGGGAGACTGTGCAGCATGTCCATGCTCACATCCCCCTGCTCGGTGAGTGGATGGTTTTCGGGAAGCACCAGCTCCAGATGATCGTCAAACAAAGCGGTGCAGCGCAGCCCGGGCTCCTCAATGGAAGAGGCCACAATCCCGGCGTCTAGCTTTTTATCGCGGACAGCGGATACGATTTCATGCGTTTTGCCCGTGATAAGCTTCAGCTCTGCTGTAGGATGCTTTTCCATGAAGGCGGTTACGAGCGGCGGCAGTGTCGTCTGCAGCGTTGTCAGACTTGCTCCCAGCGTAACGGAAATCTGGTCGTCACCTTTATACTTGGCAATCATCTGCATGAATTTAAGGTTCTGCTGCCGCTGTTCAAGTGCGAAGTTATAGGCAGTCTGTCCGAAAGCGGTGAGCTCAAGTCTTTTGCCGCGCCGGTTAAACAGGCTGACACCCAGCTCATCCTCCAGTTTGGAGATTTTGCGGGAAAGGGCAGGTTGGGACAGATTTAGCAGCTTGGATGCCTTATTCAGGCTGGATTGTTCAACAATCGTGGCGAATACGTCCAAATCCTCGAACATCGGGTTCACCTTCTCTATGTGGTTATTAAATAGATCACTGCAATTGTGCAACCGTATTGTCGCTTATGCATCTAAATTATAACGATTAATAATTATATTGCAATTCCATTATAAGAAAAAAAAGAGTAACATGAAATATGCCACAAGTTGTTCACACTTTAGATGTGGATGACCGTGAAATGTCGAAAAATGAAATATGAAAACGTTGTAATGTGAGAAAGGGGCACGTCAATCTATGAATGGTTATTATTCCAGAAAGCTGCATTCGCTTCTTGGAGTCATTCCGCTCGGCTTGTTTTTCATTGAACATGCGCTGACGAATTTTGGCGCATTCGAGGGAGGTCTCGCACGGTTTAATGCCGGCGTAAAGCTGCTTAATGACCTTCCACTGCTTTATGTACTTGAGTGGGTGTTGATCTACATCCCGCTGATTTACCATGGCGTGTTCGGTTTGTATATTGCCTATCAGGCGAAGCCGAATAACGGCCGCTTCCAGTATTCGCGCAACTGGCGCTATACGTTTCAGCGGATCACAGGTGTCATTACGTTTGTATACGTGATTTGGCATGTGTATGAAACTCGTGTTCAGATAGCGCTTGGTCATGTGACGCATGAAGAACTTGCAGGCACCATGCACAACATCATGATTCAGCCGGGACTGTTCACCTTGTACCTGATCGGCGTCATATCTGCATCGTTCCACTTTGCCAATGGTCTCTGGTCCTTCTTGGTAAGCTGGGGCATCACGGTGGGACCGCGCGCGCAGCGTGTATCTTCTTACATCTGCATGACGATGTTTGTGTTGGTGGCTCTGATGTTCGTGCTGTCCATGGTCGCATTCCGCAGAGCGGAATTCCAGGAAGCAACCGCATTGCTTGATACAGTGAAGTTAGTTCTTAGTTAAGGAGAGTGAGCGTGAATGGCAACAAATAATATCATTATCGTGGGCGGCGGTCTGGCTGGTCTGATGGCTACCATCAAATCAGCAGAAGCAGGCGTCCATGTTCACTTGTTTTCTTTGGTCCCTGTAAAAAGATCGCATTCCGTATGTGCGCAGGGTGGAATTAACGGAGCCGTTAACACCAAAGGTGAAGGCGACTCCCCGTGGATCCACTTTGACGATACCGTGTATGGCGGTGACTTCCTTGCCAACCAGCCTCCGGTAAAAGCAATGTGTGAAGCGGCACCAGGCATTATTCACCTGATGGACCGCATGGGCGTTATGTTCAACCGGACCCCGGAAGGTCTGCTTGACTTCCGTCGGTTTGGTGGCACCAAGCATCACCGTACGGCGTATGCGGGTGCAACGACAGGCCAACAGCTGCTGTATGCGCTGGATGAGCAGGTACGCCGCCATGAAGCGGAAGGACTTGTTACGAAGCATGAGCATTGGGAATTCCTGTCCGCTGTTATTGATGACGATGGCGTATGCCGCGGCATTTGTGCACAGGATCTGCGTACGATGGAAGTTCATACGTTTGCTGCGGATGCAGTTATTCTTGCAAGCGGAGGCCCTGGCATCGTATTCGGCAGAACGACCAACTCGGTCATCAATACCGGTACGGCAGCAAGTGCTGTATACCAACAGGGCGTTCATTACGCGAACGGCGAATTCATCCAGATTCATCCGACGGCTATTCCAGGGGATGATAAGCTGCGCCTCATGTCCGAATCCGCACGTGGTGAAGGCGGACGGATCTGGACGTACAAAGACGGCAAGCCTTGGTATTTCCTTGAAGAGAAATATCCGGCTTACGGCAACCTCGTTCCGCGGGATATCGCGACTCGCGAAATCCATGACGTGTGCGTGAACCAAGGACTTGGTGTAAACGGCGAGAACATGGTTTATCTCGATCTGTCGCATAAAGATCCGAAGGAACTGGATGTTAAGCTTGGCGGCATCATCGAAATCTACGAAAAATTCGTAGGCGATGATCCGCGTAAAATCCCGATGAAAATTTTCCCGGCCGTGCATTACTCCATGGGCGGCATGTGGGTTGATTACAACCAAATGACTAATATTCCTGGTCTGTTTGCAGCCGGCGAATGTGATTATCAATACCACGGTGCAAACCGTCTGGGGGCAAACTCACTTGTATCCGCCATTTATGGCGGTATGGTAGCCGGACCGAAAGCGGTCGAATATACCAGAGGACTTAAGAAATCCGCTGCTGACGTACCGTCGAGCGTTTTCGAAAGATATAAAAAGCAGCAGGATGACAAATACGAGAACATCCTCAAAATGGATGGTAATGAGAATGCGTACGGCCTGCATAAAGAGCTGGGCGAAATGATGAACGCTAACATGACGGTGGTTCGTTATAACGACAAGCTGGAGCAAACGATCGGCAAAATCAAAGACATGAAGCAGCGCTACAAGAATATCAACATTAACGATAAATCACGCTGGAACAATCCGGGTGCGTCCTTTACGCGCCAGCTGTGGAACATGCTTGAGCTTGCCGAAGCCATGACGCTTGGAGCGCTGCTGCGCAACGAGAGCCGCGGCGCGCATTATAAGCCGGAGTTCCCGGATCGTAACGATGAAGAATTCCTGAAAACCACCAAAGCGACTTGGACGCCGGATGGCCCGGAAATTTCCTATGAGCCGGTAGACGTTTCGTTGATCCCGCCGCGGATCCGCGACTATTCCAAAGAAAAGTAAGAAGGGGGATTTGACATGGCGGAACAAACTGCTTCTACCAAAAAAGTGAAGTTTATTATTACCCGTCAGGACAGCCCGGACGCTGCATCATATGTTGAGGAGTTCGAGCTTCCTTATCGCCCGGGTATGAACGTAATCAGTGCCTTGATGGAAATCCAGCGTAACCCGCAGAACAACAAGGGCGAAAAAGTAGCACCGGTGTGCTGGGAATCGAACTGTCTTGAGGAGGTCTGCGGTGCCTGCTCCATGGTCATCAACGGTAAACCCCGTCAGGCCTGCGCAGCGCTGATCGACAAGCTGGAACAGCCAATCCGCGTACAGCCGATGAGAACTTTCCCGGTTGTCCGTGACCTTGTGATTGACCGCAGCCGGATGTTTAACGCCCTGAAGCGCGTCAAAGCATGGATTCCTATCGACGGCACGTATGATCTCGGTCCTGGACCGCGTATGCCGGAGAAAAAACGCCAATGGGCCTATGAGCTTTCCAAGTGCATGACATGCGGCGTTTGTTTGGAAGCTTGCCCGAACGTGAATGACAAAACCGACTTTATCGGTCCTGCAGCGATTTCCCAGGTTCGTCTGTTCAATGCTCATCCAACGGGTGAAATGAATGCCGACGAGCGTCTGGATACTCTGATGGATGACGGTGGTATTGAGGGCTGCGGCAACTCGCAGAACTGCGTACGTTCTTGTCCAAAGGGGATTCCGCTGACGACTTCCATTGCGGAAATCAACAAGCAGTCCACCAAGCATCTGTTCAAAAAATGGCTTAGCGTCTAAACTGAAGCCTGTCAATGAAAGAGCCTCCTGCAACGCAGCGCCAAGCTGCAGAGCGGGGGCTCTTTTTTGTTGATATTTTCTAGCCCAACCTATTCTTATGACCCTTTATAATGATATAGGCTGCTGCTTTGTAAATGTAATTTGTTTCAGGCTGCGTTTAAAACTGTGCAGAGGGGTAATCAAAATTAAGGAATTCTATCACAAAAAAATATAAAAGATTACGGATCGGACAGGTCTATGACCAGCGATTCCTGTAATATGCGGGAGCGTGCTTAGTCATGTCATGGTGGATGTGGATTCTCAATGTGGCGGGTTTGATTGTGCTGATGTATATTTTCTACAGCCTGGAGAAAAAATGGACGAGCAAAGCGGTGCTGCTGGCGCCCATCATTATCTACGTGCTGGTATCTCTGGAGGATCTGTTCGGGTTGATTGATCTGATGACAATCGTGCCCGGGAATGGGGGAATGAGGGTGCTCATCCTTCTGTTCTGTCTGGTCTCCGTTATCTTTTATGTTCTGTATATATTTAACCGGATCGCTGAATCTGCGCTGAATAAAAAGAAGGTTTACATGAAGACACTGCTGATCCGCATCAGTACGGCTGCTCTGACCTGTGTCTTCTTTTTCACGATTATTTATACGTCTATTTACAAGCTGTTTGGACACCACACATTTGATGGCGAGAATATCGGCAATGATCTGCTCAGTCAGCTCATATCCTTTTTGTACTTCAGTGTGGCGACTTTCGTCACGGTCGGTTATGGTGATATCTCTCCCGTAGACAGTACGTCGAGGCTGGCGGTCATTATGGAAATTGCCTTCAGCTTTATTACGGTGGCTTACGCCCTGTCCATGCTGAGCGTGTTCCGCAGGATCTTCAGTCCAGGTCCCGATGACAAGCTGCCGGAAGAGATGTAGGTAAAATGCTGAGTGGGGCCTTATCTTAAGGCTTTAGAAGCTTGCGCAAATATTTCAAACCGTTCTTGGACGATGGATAGCGGAATGTAAAATCAAACATGTTGGTTTGCTTCAGGACGCTTTTGTAATGTGTGAAAGTGTCGAAGCTGCCCTGCCCATGATAAGCGCCCATGCCGCTCTCGCCGACACCGCCAAAAGGCAGGTAAGGGGTGGCGATATGCATAAGCGTATCGTTAATGCAGCCGCCGCCGTAGGAAACGCTGCCGACAACTGCTTCCTCGATCTCGGGCTCCCGTGTAAACAGATAGAGAGCAAGCGGCTTCGGACGATCATTGATCATGTCAATGGCCTCCTGGATGCGGTCATATTCAATAATTGGCAGAATAGGACCAAAGATCTCTTCCTGCATCACGGGCATATCCCATGTTACCTGATCCAGCATTGTAGGCTCAATGGTCAGATGGTCCGGTGCGGTTTTGCCGCCGCTGGCGACTGTTCCGTTTTGCAGAAACGAAGCAAGTCTTTGAAAATGCTTTTCAGATACAATACGTCCATAAGATGGATTCGATAAAGGATCAGGACCATAGAACTCCTTAATGGATTCCTGAATGTATGCAATCAGCTCGGTCTTCACGCTTCGGTGCACAAGCAAGTAGTCGGGGGCGATGCAGGTCTGCCCGGCATTGGTGAATTTTCCGAAAACGATGCGCTGGGCTGTAAGCTTCAGCGGGGCATCGGCGTGTACGATGCAGGGGCTTTTGCCACCAAGCTCCAAAGTCAGCGGGATCAGCTGCTTGGCGGCTGCCTGCATGACAATTTTGCCGACATTTACGCTGCCTGTGAAGAAGATATAGTCGACAGGCTGGGCCAGCAGCTCCTGACTGACCTCAGGACCGCCTTCCACCACAGCGATGTATTCCTCTTCATAGACGCTGCCCAGCATCTCCGACAGCAAGGCAGACATGGTGGGTGTCAGCTCCGACGGCTTCATGACCACGGTATTGCCGGCAGCGAGGGCGCCAATCAAGGGGGACACCGCCAACTGGAAAGGATAATTCCAGGGGGCTATAATGAGTGTTGTACCATAAGGCTCAGGTATAATCCGCCCTTTGCTTCCAAAATGCGTAAGCGCTGTCTTTGCCTTCCTGGGTGCCATCCAACTGCGTAAATGCTTGATCGTGAAGGATAATTCTTCATAGACAATACCGATTTCCGTAGAATAAGCTTCAAATTCGCTTTTATTCAAATCCTTCTTTAAAGCCTCGATGACCTGCTTCTCGTAAGCTACCAGCACATCTCTCAGCTTCTTCAGCTGACGCAGGCGAAATTCGTAAGGGCGGGTAGCGCCGCTTCTGTAAAAATGTTTTTGTTTCTGAATAAGGTTTGCCATGGTATCGTTATACATATAGCTTCATCCTTTTCCGTTCATTCGATTTCAATTTCTATTATACAGGGAGTTTCCAGTAAATGAAAAACAGCCCGAAGTCCGGCATGATGACGCGAAGGGCGTTTTTAAAGCGCGGCCGAGCGGCCATTTTTGGTGCCGGCATGCTGACCGGGGGGTACGCCTGGTTGTGGGAGCCGAGACAGCTTGAAGTAACACGTCTGACCCTCCGCTTTTCCAGGCTTCCCGCCGTATTTGACGGCCTCGTTATAGCTCAGTTTAGTGATCTTCATCTGGGCTTTCACTCACGCGAAAGCGATATTGTACAGCTGGCAGAGGCAGTGGAGGCCGAATCGCCGGATATGATCTGCTTTACCGGTGACGCCGTGGACTCCGGTACGGATGCCATGCCGGACTATATTCCGGTGCTTTCTTCTATGAAGGCAGATTTGGGGAAATATGCGATTCTTGGCAATCATGATTATCTGGTTCATCCGGATCGTGTCAACGATATGCTTCATACGGCAGGCTTTAAGGTGCTGAGAAACGAGCATGCCCTGGTGAACCACCAAGGGGAGAGCATTGCCGTGGTTGGTCTCGATGATCAGCTTATGGGTCAGCCCGATCCGGAGCAAGGGTTAAGGGGTGTCCCCGAGGGCTTGTTTACCCTGCTGATGATGCATGAGCCGGATTATGCCGACACCGCCGTCTTGTATCCATTTGATCTGCAGATTTCTGGACACAGCCATGGAGGTCAGGTACGGCTTCCGTTTCTGGGAGCGCTGCTTACGCCGCCGGGATCGAGACGTTATATAATGGGAAAATATGCGGTTGGAGACCGTTCCATGCCACTATATGTAAACCGCGGCATTGGAGAAACACATCTTCCTGTACGTTTCCTATGCAAACCGGAGCTCACCATATTTACGCTGAAAGCAATCAACTCTTAAATGGGTATAACACCCTGGGCATTGTTTACTTAGGAAAAAGAAGGAGAGGGATGGGGATGTTAGCGGAAAAATTTCAATTTTTGCCGATGCTTGAGGGGGAGCGTTTGTCGCTTAAGCAGATTGAGAAAAAGGATGCCCCGAGCGTCATAGCTATTCTCTCCGACCCGCTTGTGATGAAATATGTCACGCAGGGGACGTTCTTCAGCTTCTCAAGATCAAGACGCGTTGCAGCCGAACTGCTGAATACAAGACGACCGGATTCCATGCATTATGGCATTTGGCTGCCGGAGACGGAAAGTCCCGTAGGCGTGGTTTCCCTGCAAAACTTGCGGCTGGAGCGCCGCGAAGCCATGATCGGCTACATGGTGGACCACAGGTTCTGGCATCGGGGACTGGCTACCGAAGCCTTGGGCATCCTGCTAAGATATGCATTTAACGAGCTTCATCTGGAGCGTATTGAAGGCAGATGCCATGCCGTTAACTCAGCCTCGGAACATGTCATGCAAAAGAATGGAATGGTGCTGGAACGCACGCTGAATCAGAAGAGAATGTTTTTCGCAGCACCGCTCGAAATGAAAATTTACAGTCTTACGGATCAACAATATCAGGCCCGCATTGCAGGTGCTGAGCATGTTTGTAAGGATTGAAGGGAGATTAGGACAGCAAGGTGAAGGCAGAAACATGGTTTAGACATCCGGCAGGCATTTTAATCAGTTCCGCAGGAGCAACGCTGCTCTGGGGAAGCGCGCTGCCTGTTATTAAGATCAGCTATCGGCATTTTCAAATTGATTCCAAGAACGTATTCGGGGAATGGGTGTTTGCGGGCTACCGTTTTGCGCTTGCAGGCCTCATTCTGATGGTTTTAGCTACGCTGATGGGACAGACCCGTCGCAGTGGCAGACAGCCGCTCTCGCTGACTCGTATCGTGCGTCTGGGATTCATTCAGACCTTTATGCAGTATCTCGTGCTGTATGCGGGGCTGAGCTTCAGTTCGGGGATCGAGGGCTCGATTCTAGTCGGCTCGACCTCTCTGTTCCAGATTTTGTCGGCAAG from the Paenibacillus sp. J23TS9 genome contains:
- a CDS encoding metallophosphoesterase, translating into MKNSPKSGMMTRRAFLKRGRAAIFGAGMLTGGYAWLWEPRQLEVTRLTLRFSRLPAVFDGLVIAQFSDLHLGFHSRESDIVQLAEAVEAESPDMICFTGDAVDSGTDAMPDYIPVLSSMKADLGKYAILGNHDYLVHPDRVNDMLHTAGFKVLRNEHALVNHQGESIAVVGLDDQLMGQPDPEQGLRGVPEGLFTLLMMHEPDYADTAVLYPFDLQISGHSHGGQVRLPFLGALLTPPGSRRYIMGKYAVGDRSMPLYVNRGIGETHLPVRFLCKPELTIFTLKAINS
- a CDS encoding GNAT family N-acetyltransferase → MLAEKFQFLPMLEGERLSLKQIEKKDAPSVIAILSDPLVMKYVTQGTFFSFSRSRRVAAELLNTRRPDSMHYGIWLPETESPVGVVSLQNLRLERREAMIGYMVDHRFWHRGLATEALGILLRYAFNELHLERIEGRCHAVNSASEHVMQKNGMVLERTLNQKRMFFAAPLEMKIYSLTDQQYQARIAGAEHVCKD